A genomic stretch from Myxocyprinus asiaticus isolate MX2 ecotype Aquarium Trade chromosome 24, UBuf_Myxa_2, whole genome shotgun sequence includes:
- the LOC127415209 gene encoding calcium load-activated calcium channel, producing the protein MSTMFADTILIVFISICTALLAEGITWVLVYRTDKYKRLKAEVEKQSKKLEKKKETITESAGRQQKKKIERQEEKLKNNNRDLSMVRMKSMFAIGFCFTALMGMFNSIFDGRVVAKLPFVPLSYIQGLSHRNLLGEDYTDCSFIFLYILCTMSIRQNIQKMLGLAPSRAATKQAGGFLGPPPQAAKFS; encoded by the exons ATGAGCACAATGTTTGCAGATACGATTCTGATTGTGTTTATATCTATTTGCACGGCATTATTAGCGGAAG GAATAACATGGGTGCTGGTATACCGCACAGACAAGTACAAGAGACTAAAGGCAGAGGttgaaaaacaaagtaaaaaac tggagaaaaagaaagagacaatTACTGAATCAGCTGGGcgtcagcagaagaaaaaaattg AGAGACAAGAGGAGAAACTCAAGAACAATAACAGAGACCTGTCCATG GTACGGATGAAGTCGATGTTTGCCATTGGCTTTTGCTTCACTGCATTGATGGGCATGTTCAATTCCAT CTTTGATGGTCGTGTTGTGGCCAAGCTTCCATTCGTTCCCTTATCCTATATCCAAGGCCTCTCACACCGCAACCTCCTTGGTGAAGATTACACTGATTGTTCCTTCATCTTCCTCTACATCCTGTGCACCATGTCAATTAGACAG AATATCCAGAAGATGCTTGGTCTCGCTCCCTCTCGTGCAGCCACCAAACAGGCTGGAGGGTTTTTAGGACCTCCTCCACAAGCAGCCAAGTTTTCATAA